The sequence GTGGAGCCGTTTCCTCTTAATTTTCTGGGCAAGATGAGATCTACAATTATACATTTTCTCCTCGTCTTACTGTATTTTCAGTATGTGCTAAACACAAGGTACAACTAATTATTTAGACTGCAAAAAAAAACATAGACTCCAACATAACTTCGCCTATGGATTAAAACATCCAAAATTATCCTACATGTTATCAACAAAGCAATCTTTGGCATTGTAAAATATGGCACTTAACAAGTAACAGGATAGAAACCAAGAGTTGAATGGGCTGCAGCCCTGACAGACTGGTCCTTCAAGTGTCATTATAACTTCACAAATAACTATACATGTCtttaaaaaggaaaagaaagatgATGAAAAACTTACGCTTCAAGTGTCGTAACAGTGTCCCACCATCCTCGTCCAACCATGTATACACCGTCCTTTATTTCCTTTGGCCCAGCATGGTTGATGTAATACAAGGATGGCTACAAAGATTAAAAAAAGAACGGTCTTTCCGTTTTTGTTTTTGATCGGTAAATTAAAATTTTATAGACTGAAACTAGATGTAGTCTGCATTTAAACCCCATATTCATCACTTTTCTCCTGTTCCACCTTCTAATTTTAGTTCCCTGTGAGCAAACTACGTCTGATTTCCAAAACCTCAAAAGGGTTTTGAATTCGCCTCTTCTATCAACGTGAGACAAACCCCTCAGATTCCATGATTTTAAGTTTAGCTTCATTAACAGCAAAATATTCCCACAATCAAAAACAGAAACATCATTTTGTCCCTCCCATCCTTCAAGAACATTTAAGAACATGATGTCACAGATGTTAATTACGTGCATAGCTATCAATATATGACAAACCTCAGCTTGTTCATTCCAGCCCACTAACAGAACCTCTGATGCTGTTTCTTTGGCATTGAAGTGGTCCTTTTGAAAATCGCTCAAGTGTTGAAGACTAGCTAATAAGGTGTTGT is a genomic window of Papaver somniferum cultivar HN1 unplaced genomic scaffold, ASM357369v1 unplaced-scaffold_137, whole genome shotgun sequence containing:
- the LOC113334463 gene encoding uncharacterized protein LOC113334463, with protein sequence MPTKNGIYTSGASPSKDDGYEWMGGTALAMVLKKENAIVVAADRQLIRKRKRDQSTYEDGGYETIPFQAELQYIHQLDNNTGCVVVGQRPIANSWFGYLDAKLSSKGGSSNMYKSKNKVNAESNNTLLASLQHLSDFQKDHFNAKETASEVLLVGWNEQAEVCHILIAMHVINICDIMFLNVLEGWEGQNDVSVFDCGNILLLMKLNLKSWNLRGLSHVDRRGEFKTLLRFWKSDVVCSQGTKIRRWNRRKVMNMGFKCRLHLVSVYKILIYRSKTKTERPFFF